The [Pseudomonas] carboxydohydrogena genome includes a window with the following:
- a CDS encoding META domain-containing protein, with protein sequence MPDYKPMMLAVFAALMLTALPARAEEFPFGLEMTLDAPKMASARRLPTLEIGENGEAKLDLWCKSGRGQFSVAGDTVIFMPGTIADNGCTPALAQADDVLIANLGTAANWKRQGDAISFIGPATLRFRVNSN encoded by the coding sequence ATGCCGGACTACAAACCCATGATGCTGGCCGTGTTTGCGGCATTGATGCTGACGGCGTTGCCCGCGCGGGCGGAGGAGTTTCCGTTCGGCCTCGAGATGACGCTTGATGCGCCGAAGATGGCGAGCGCGCGCCGCCTGCCGACGCTCGAGATCGGCGAGAACGGCGAAGCCAAACTCGATCTGTGGTGCAAGTCCGGCCGCGGCCAGTTCTCGGTGGCCGGCGATACCGTGATTTTCATGCCGGGCACGATTGCCGACAATGGCTGTACGCCGGCGCTGGCGCAGGCCGATGACGTTTTGATCGCCAATCTCGGAACTGCGGCGAACTGGAAGCGTCAGGGAGACGCCATCTCTTTCATCGGTCCGGCGACGCTGCGCTTCCGCGTCAATTCGAACTGA
- a CDS encoding L-lactate permease, which translates to MWNQVYNPFDSQVLSTLAAAIPVVTLLVLIASNKVKVHIAAITALIVANLVAIFFFTMPAGMSIRASLLGVVTGFFPIGWIVLNVIFLYRLTVEKGVFETLQNTIGGVTRDRRLQILLIAFSFGAFFEGASGFGTPVAVTGAILIGLGFSPLAASGLSLIANTAPVAYGALGTPIAGLSSVTGLDPFMLGAMVGRQLPVFSLIVPFWVVWAFAGFKGMKEVWPAILVTGISFAVPQFLISNFINPWIVDIGASLISMGALILFLKVWQPKNIWTSATLGAHDESSDTMAPVKQNTVKPTRAEVWRSLMPWIIVCIVLLIWGTDHFKNAVNSWATWKYAVPDLDKMIMKVAPIVAKPTPEGAVFAFTWLSYTGSGMLIAAVISGFLLGYSPLGLIRVYGKTIKLCAYSLITISAMLAIGTLTRLSGIDATLGLAFAATGVLYPFFGTLLGWLGVALTGSDTASNVLFGNLQKITSEQLGLSPILMSAANSSGGVMGKMIDAQSIVVASTATNWYGHEGSILRFVFKHSIALACLVGLFVMLQAYVHPFSAMVIK; encoded by the coding sequence ATGTGGAATCAAGTTTATAATCCATTCGACAGCCAGGTCCTGTCGACCTTGGCGGCGGCCATCCCCGTCGTCACGCTGCTGGTCCTGATCGCATCCAACAAGGTCAAGGTGCACATCGCGGCGATCACTGCCTTGATCGTCGCCAACCTTGTGGCGATCTTTTTCTTCACCATGCCGGCCGGCATGTCGATCCGGGCCTCGCTGCTTGGCGTCGTCACTGGCTTTTTCCCGATCGGCTGGATCGTGCTGAACGTCATCTTCCTCTACCGTTTGACGGTGGAGAAAGGCGTATTCGAAACGCTACAGAACACCATCGGCGGCGTGACCCGCGACCGGCGCTTGCAGATCCTGCTGATCGCCTTCTCGTTCGGCGCCTTCTTCGAGGGTGCTTCGGGCTTTGGTACCCCGGTCGCGGTGACCGGCGCGATCCTGATCGGGCTCGGCTTCTCGCCGCTCGCCGCCTCGGGCCTGTCGCTGATCGCCAACACCGCTCCGGTTGCCTACGGCGCGCTCGGCACGCCGATCGCCGGTCTGTCCAGCGTCACCGGGCTTGATCCGTTCATGCTCGGCGCGATGGTCGGCCGTCAGTTGCCGGTCTTCTCGCTGATCGTGCCGTTCTGGGTTGTCTGGGCGTTCGCCGGATTCAAGGGCATGAAGGAAGTCTGGCCGGCCATTCTGGTGACCGGCATTTCATTCGCCGTTCCGCAGTTCCTGATCTCCAACTTCATCAACCCCTGGATCGTCGATATCGGCGCCTCGCTGATCTCGATGGGCGCGCTCATCTTGTTCCTGAAGGTCTGGCAGCCGAAGAACATCTGGACGTCGGCCACGCTGGGTGCGCATGACGAATCGTCCGACACCATGGCGCCGGTGAAGCAGAACACGGTGAAGCCGACCCGCGCCGAAGTGTGGCGGTCGCTGATGCCGTGGATCATCGTCTGTATCGTGCTGCTGATCTGGGGCACCGACCACTTCAAGAACGCCGTCAATTCCTGGGCGACGTGGAAGTATGCGGTTCCTGATCTCGACAAGATGATCATGAAGGTCGCGCCGATTGTGGCGAAGCCCACGCCGGAAGGTGCCGTGTTCGCCTTCACGTGGCTGTCCTACACCGGCTCCGGCATGTTGATCGCCGCCGTCATCTCGGGCTTCCTACTTGGGTATTCCCCGCTCGGGCTGATCCGGGTCTATGGCAAGACCATCAAGCTGTGCGCCTATTCGCTGATCACCATCTCGGCGATGCTGGCGATCGGCACGTTGACCCGTCTGTCCGGCATCGATGCCACGCTTGGCCTCGCCTTTGCCGCGACCGGCGTGCTGTATCCGTTCTTCGGCACCTTGCTCGGCTGGTTGGGCGTGGCGTTGACGGGCTCGGACACCGCATCGAACGTGCTGTTCGGCAACTTGCAGAAGATCACCTCCGAACAGCTCGGCCTGTCGCCGATCCTGATGAGTGCGGCGAACTCCTCGGGTGGCGTCATGGGCAAGATGATCGATGCCCAGTCGATCGTGGTGGCCTCCACCGCGACCAACTGGTACGGCCACGAAGGTTCGATCCTGCGCTTCGTGTTCAAGCATTCGATCGCGCTGGCCTGCCTTGTCGGCTTGTTCGTGATGTTGCAGGCTTACGTCCATCCGTTCTCTGCGATGGTCATCAAGTAA
- the glcF gene encoding glycolate oxidase subunit GlcF → MKTDFTPAQLADPDIAEANTILRKCVHCGFCTATCPTYVLLGDELDSPRGRIYLIKEMLEKDQKPTAEVVKHVDRCLSCLACMTTCPSGVNYMHLIDQARVRVEESYSRPLGDRLIRALLAYVLPRPGVFRMGMMAARLAKPFAGLLPGSAKPSHPPTLFDRLRAMLALAPGALPAPGPAGGTVFPAQGTRRGRIALLQGCAQQVLGPNINQAAIRLLTRIGVEVVMVADEQCCGSLTHHMGRDDDALHRAKANIDVWVREADANGLDAILVTTSGCGTTIKDYGYLLREDKAYAAKAARISKLAKDITEYVSTLNVQWPRPQNEIVVAYHSACSLQHGQKITEAPKELLSKSGFVVKDVPEGHLCCGSAGTYNILQPEIARRLRERKVANIASVRPDIVSAGNIGCMVQIGSELKNAEGAPIPVVHTIELLDWITGGPSPHNTLPGA, encoded by the coding sequence ATGAAGACCGATTTTACCCCCGCCCAGCTTGCCGATCCGGACATCGCGGAAGCCAATACGATCCTGCGCAAATGCGTGCATTGCGGCTTCTGCACCGCGACCTGCCCGACCTACGTCCTGCTCGGCGACGAACTCGATAGCCCGCGCGGGCGCATCTACCTCATCAAGGAGATGCTGGAAAAGGACCAGAAGCCGACGGCCGAGGTGGTCAAGCATGTCGATCGCTGCCTGTCCTGTCTTGCCTGCATGACGACGTGCCCATCGGGCGTGAACTACATGCATCTCATCGATCAGGCCCGCGTCCGGGTGGAGGAGAGCTATTCCCGCCCGCTTGGCGATCGCCTGATCCGGGCGCTGCTCGCCTATGTGTTGCCGCGTCCGGGTGTATTCCGCATGGGCATGATGGCCGCGCGGCTGGCGAAGCCGTTCGCCGGCCTGCTGCCGGGATCGGCGAAGCCGAGCCATCCGCCGACATTGTTCGACCGGCTGCGGGCGATGCTGGCGCTGGCGCCGGGCGCGCTGCCGGCACCGGGACCCGCGGGGGGCACTGTCTTCCCCGCGCAGGGAACGCGCCGAGGCCGGATCGCGTTGTTGCAGGGCTGCGCCCAGCAGGTGCTCGGCCCGAACATCAATCAGGCGGCGATTCGCCTGCTGACCCGGATCGGCGTCGAGGTGGTGATGGTCGCGGACGAGCAATGCTGCGGCTCGCTGACGCATCACATGGGCCGCGACGATGACGCGCTGCACCGGGCGAAGGCCAATATCGATGTCTGGGTCCGCGAGGCCGATGCCAACGGGCTCGATGCGATTCTGGTGACGACCTCGGGATGCGGCACCACGATCAAGGATTACGGTTATCTCCTGCGCGAGGACAAAGCCTATGCCGCCAAGGCGGCGCGGATATCGAAGCTGGCGAAAGACATCACCGAATATGTCTCCACGCTGAATGTGCAATGGCCACGGCCACAAAATGAAATCGTCGTCGCCTATCACTCCGCATGTTCGCTCCAGCACGGACAGAAAATCACGGAGGCTCCGAAAGAATTGCTTTCCAAGAGCGGATTCGTGGTGAAAGATGTGCCTGAAGGTCATCTGTGTTGCGGATCGGCTGGGACGTACAACATTCTCCAGCCCGAGATTGCAAGGAGATTGCGCGAGCGTAAGGTCGCCAATATCGCATCCGTCAGGCCGGACATCGTCTCGGCAGGCAATATTGGATGCATGGTGCAGATCGGCAGCGAACTCAAGAATGCCGAAGGCGCGCCAATCCCGGTGGTTCACACCATCGAATTGCTCGACTGGATCACCGGCGGCCCGTCCCCGCACAATACCTTGCCCGGAGCCTGA
- the groL gene encoding chaperonin GroEL (60 kDa chaperone family; promotes refolding of misfolded polypeptides especially under stressful conditions; forms two stacked rings of heptamers to form a barrel-shaped 14mer; ends can be capped by GroES; misfolded proteins enter the barrel where they are refolded when GroES binds): MAAKDVKFSGDARERMLRGVDILANAVKVTLGPKGRNVVIDKSFGAPRITKDGVTVAKEIELEDKFENMGAQMVREVASKTNDLAGDGTTTATVLAQAIVREGAKSVAAGMNPMDLKRGIDIAVAAVIKDIEKRSKPVASSSEVAQVGTISANGDSTIGKMIAQAMQKVGNEGVITVEEAKSLDTEVDIVEGMKFDRGYLSPYFVTNAEKMTAELDDAYILLHEKKLTGLQAMLPVLEAVVQSGKPLLIVAEDIEGEALATLVVNRLRGGLKVAAVKAPGFGDRRKAMLEDIAILTGGQLISEDLGMKLENVTLKMLGRAKKAVIDKENTTIVGGAGKKADIEARVNQIKAQIEETTSDYDREKLQERLAKLAGGVAVIRVGGATEIEVKEKKDRVEDALNATRAAVQEGIVPGGGTALLRAKKAVGRINNDNSDVQAGINIVLKALEAPIRQIAENAGVEGSIVVGKILDNKTETFGFDAQNEEYVDMVAKGIIDPTKVVRTALQDAASVAGLLVTTEAMVAELPKEAAPAMPGGGGMGGMGGMGGMGF, translated from the coding sequence ATGGCTGCCAAGGACGTTAAATTCTCGGGCGACGCGCGCGAACGCATGCTGCGCGGCGTCGATATCCTCGCCAACGCGGTGAAGGTCACCCTCGGCCCGAAGGGCCGCAATGTCGTGATCGACAAGTCGTTCGGCGCGCCGCGCATCACCAAGGACGGCGTCACCGTCGCCAAGGAGATTGAACTCGAAGACAAGTTCGAGAACATGGGCGCGCAGATGGTGCGCGAGGTCGCTTCCAAGACCAACGACCTCGCCGGTGACGGCACCACCACCGCGACCGTGCTGGCCCAGGCGATCGTGCGCGAAGGCGCGAAGTCGGTTGCCGCCGGCATGAACCCGATGGACCTCAAGCGCGGCATCGACATCGCCGTCGCCGCCGTCATCAAGGACATCGAGAAGCGCTCCAAGCCCGTCGCGTCGTCTTCCGAGGTCGCCCAGGTCGGCACCATTTCGGCCAACGGCGATTCCACCATCGGCAAGATGATCGCCCAGGCGATGCAGAAGGTCGGCAACGAGGGCGTCATCACGGTCGAGGAAGCCAAGTCGCTCGACACCGAGGTCGACATTGTCGAAGGCATGAAGTTCGACCGCGGCTATCTCTCGCCCTACTTCGTCACCAACGCCGAGAAGATGACCGCAGAGCTGGACGACGCCTACATCCTGCTGCACGAGAAGAAGCTCACCGGCTTGCAGGCCATGCTGCCCGTGCTGGAAGCCGTGGTTCAGTCGGGCAAGCCGCTCCTGATCGTCGCCGAGGACATCGAGGGCGAGGCGCTCGCTACCCTCGTCGTCAACCGCCTGCGCGGCGGCCTCAAGGTCGCGGCCGTCAAGGCACCGGGCTTCGGTGATCGCCGCAAGGCCATGCTTGAGGACATCGCGATCCTCACCGGCGGCCAGCTCATCTCCGAAGATCTCGGCATGAAGCTCGAGAACGTCACGCTGAAGATGCTCGGCCGCGCCAAGAAGGCGGTGATCGACAAGGAGAACACCACCATCGTCGGCGGCGCCGGCAAGAAGGCGGACATCGAAGCGCGCGTCAACCAGATCAAGGCGCAGATCGAGGAAACCACCTCGGACTACGACCGCGAGAAGCTGCAAGAGCGTCTCGCCAAGCTTGCGGGCGGCGTCGCGGTGATCCGCGTCGGCGGCGCGACCGAGATCGAGGTCAAGGAAAAGAAGGATCGCGTCGAGGACGCGCTCAACGCAACCCGCGCGGCCGTTCAGGAAGGCATCGTGCCGGGCGGCGGCACCGCGCTCCTGCGCGCCAAGAAGGCTGTCGGCCGCATCAACAACGACAACTCCGATGTCCAGGCTGGCATCAACATCGTCCTCAAGGCGCTGGAAGCCCCGATCCGTCAGATCGCGGAGAACGCCGGTGTCGAGGGCTCGATCGTGGTCGGCAAGATTCTCGACAACAAGACCGAGACCTTCGGCTTCGACGCCCAGAACGAGGAATATGTCGATATGGTCGCCAAGGGCATCATCGACCCCACCAAGGTGGTGCGCACCGCGTTGCAGGACGCAGCCTCCGTCGCTGGTCTCCTCGTGACCACCGAAGCCATGGTCGCCGAACTGCCGAAGGAAGCAGCCCCGGCGATGCCGGGCGGCGGCGGAATGGGTGGCATGGGAGGAATGGGCGGCATGGGCTTCTAA
- a CDS encoding protein phosphatase CheZ: MTAQRKRFRIEELQFGAMPELNETGSDQMHERIMTELRVIREQMGRITLGSRAKAENSNTTLAQEEANAKATLESYRAQIAQCEKLKVELDLIHEAINRTKQEIAVLHGTSFSGDEMSKVTGELGAIVGGTEEATDQILAAAEAIDQAASALAKGTSADQQERMVADISERVISIFEACNFQDLTGQRISKVMNTMKFIEHHINVMMDIWGGVDAIKAHAPAILDTREGDAKLLNGPKLDGDEGHASQNDIDALFN, translated from the coding sequence ATGACTGCTCAACGCAAGCGTTTCCGCATTGAAGAATTACAGTTCGGCGCCATGCCGGAATTGAACGAGACAGGCTCCGATCAGATGCACGAACGCATCATGACCGAGTTGCGCGTCATCCGCGAACAGATGGGCCGGATCACCCTGGGCTCCCGCGCCAAGGCCGAAAACAGCAACACCACCCTCGCGCAGGAAGAAGCCAACGCCAAGGCGACGCTCGAATCCTACCGCGCACAGATCGCCCAATGCGAGAAGCTCAAGGTCGAACTCGACCTGATCCACGAAGCGATCAACCGCACCAAGCAGGAAATCGCCGTGCTGCACGGCACGAGCTTCAGCGGCGACGAGATGTCCAAGGTCACGGGCGAACTCGGCGCCATCGTCGGCGGCACCGAGGAAGCCACCGACCAGATTCTCGCGGCGGCGGAAGCCATCGACCAGGCGGCCAGCGCGCTCGCCAAGGGCACTTCGGCCGATCAGCAGGAACGCATGGTCGCCGACATCTCCGAGCGCGTCATCAGCATCTTCGAGGCCTGCAACTTCCAGGACCTCACCGGCCAGCGCATCAGCAAGGTGATGAACACGATGAAATTCATCGAACATCACATCAACGTCATGATGGATATCTGGGGCGGCGTCGATGCCATCAAGGCGCATGCACCGGCCATTCTCGACACCCGCGAGGGCGACGCCAAGTTGCTCAACGGCCCGAAGCTCGACGGCGACGAAGGCCACGCCTCGCAGAACGATATCGACGCACTGTTCAATTAA
- a CDS encoding TorF family putative porin has product MKSVLPAAAAVAVSLLGAQAAVAADLPVKAYKAPVVAAFDPWDIAFGAGVMSDYVFRGITQSNHKPSVTAYFEPRYNVTKDLQFYVGSSFESISFPNRAAAEVDIYGGVRPTFGALALDFGVWGYLYPGGTCVGNGTAGSFGVAGSCGFDNQIILANGNYLKKDVSFYEVYGKATYTFNDTFAMGGNVFYTPSFLNSGADGTYASVTAKVTAPSSFLPNGIGSYVSGEFGRQWLGKSDSFYGNIDYKDYNTWNVGIGFTYKVFTLDLRYSDTNLSKGDCNAFTSDYTASQTGFITPINAAPGFGSKWCGASFIAKLSADLTLMSNIK; this is encoded by the coding sequence ATGAAATCGGTTCTTCCAGCCGCGGCGGCGGTTGCAGTCAGTCTTCTCGGGGCGCAGGCGGCGGTCGCGGCCGATCTACCGGTCAAGGCCTACAAGGCTCCGGTCGTCGCGGCGTTCGACCCGTGGGACATCGCTTTCGGCGCTGGCGTCATGAGCGACTATGTGTTCCGCGGCATCACGCAGTCCAACCACAAGCCGTCGGTCACCGCCTATTTCGAGCCGCGCTATAACGTCACCAAGGACCTTCAGTTCTATGTCGGTTCCTCGTTCGAAAGCATTTCGTTTCCGAACCGCGCCGCGGCTGAAGTCGATATCTACGGCGGCGTCCGGCCGACCTTCGGCGCTCTCGCGCTCGACTTCGGTGTCTGGGGCTACCTCTATCCGGGCGGCACCTGCGTCGGCAACGGCACCGCCGGTTCGTTCGGCGTGGCCGGCTCCTGCGGCTTCGATAACCAGATCATTCTGGCCAACGGCAACTACCTGAAGAAGGACGTTTCCTTCTACGAGGTCTACGGCAAGGCGACCTACACCTTCAACGACACCTTCGCGATGGGCGGCAACGTGTTCTACACGCCGAGCTTCCTGAACTCGGGCGCGGACGGCACCTACGCCTCGGTCACCGCCAAGGTCACCGCGCCGAGTTCGTTCCTGCCGAACGGCATCGGTTCCTACGTCTCCGGCGAATTCGGTCGCCAGTGGCTGGGTAAATCCGACTCGTTCTACGGCAACATCGACTACAAGGACTACAACACCTGGAACGTCGGCATCGGCTTCACCTACAAGGTGTTCACGCTCGATCTGCGTTATTCCGACACCAACCTCAGCAAGGGCGATTGCAACGCCTTCACCAGCGACTACACCGCCAGCCAGACCGGCTTCATCACGCCGATCAATGCGGCTCCCGGCTTTGGCTCGAAATGGTGCGGTGCGAGCTTCATCGCCAAGCTCTCGGCGGACCTGACGCTGATGAGCAACATCAAGTAG
- a CDS encoding MFS transporter encodes MTIFAGPAALIAGPRRAVAVLCATQILGWGALFYPPALTMTYIAEAHGWSLPLALSGFSIALGTSGLCAPYACGLIDKRGGNLVMSVGALIGSAGLLLLPLAPNYPLYLLAWLLIGVAIASCLYDPAFTTLTRIYGMASRGPITVVTFSGGLASTVGWPLMHFLIEQFGWESVFFTWAAVLAFLIAPLHWFALPRRRAQVKVPVPEADEPVAKKRFIQPHGWPFILMAAGFAGHAFALSGTTTHLLPILQRGGIDPGLAVTIGAMFGPAQLVTRFADFASRGRLHPVWVARISMGSMAVAFAILSFAGISILHAMIFAILFGAANGVMTIARGALPLATFGPAGYGRVVGRISRPGQIMQALAPFILAFVIDRWSDQAALEIMIATIALALLCFSLLRRV; translated from the coding sequence ATGACCATTTTCGCCGGACCGGCCGCGCTGATCGCAGGGCCTCGTCGCGCGGTGGCGGTGCTGTGCGCGACCCAGATACTGGGGTGGGGCGCGCTGTTCTACCCTCCCGCGCTCACCATGACTTATATCGCGGAGGCCCATGGCTGGTCGCTGCCGCTGGCGCTGTCCGGGTTTTCCATCGCGCTCGGCACCTCGGGCCTGTGCGCGCCCTATGCCTGCGGCCTGATCGACAAGCGCGGCGGCAATCTGGTGATGTCCGTCGGCGCGTTGATCGGGTCCGCCGGACTGCTGCTGTTGCCGCTGGCGCCGAATTACCCGCTCTATTTGCTGGCCTGGCTCCTGATCGGGGTTGCCATCGCCTCCTGCCTCTACGATCCCGCCTTCACCACGCTGACGCGAATCTACGGCATGGCCTCTCGCGGGCCGATCACGGTCGTGACATTTTCCGGCGGGCTTGCCTCCACCGTCGGCTGGCCTCTGATGCACTTCCTGATCGAGCAATTCGGTTGGGAGAGCGTGTTCTTCACATGGGCCGCTGTGCTCGCTTTTCTGATCGCGCCGCTGCACTGGTTTGCGCTGCCGAGGCGCAGGGCGCAGGTGAAGGTGCCGGTTCCAGAGGCCGACGAACCGGTCGCGAAGAAACGCTTCATCCAGCCTCACGGCTGGCCGTTCATCCTGATGGCGGCGGGTTTCGCGGGCCACGCCTTCGCGCTGTCCGGCACCACGACGCACCTTTTGCCGATCTTGCAGCGCGGCGGAATCGATCCCGGGCTTGCCGTCACGATCGGCGCGATGTTCGGCCCCGCCCAGCTCGTGACGCGGTTTGCGGATTTCGCCAGCAGGGGGCGGCTGCATCCGGTCTGGGTGGCACGTATCTCGATGGGCAGCATGGCGGTCGCGTTCGCGATCCTGTCGTTTGCCGGCATCTCGATATTGCATGCCATGATTTTCGCGATCTTGTTCGGTGCCGCCAATGGCGTGATGACGATCGCGCGCGGGGCGCTGCCGCTCGCGACGTTCGGCCCGGCGGGATACGGCCGCGTGGTCGGGCGGATTTCGCGGCCCGGACAGATCATGCAGGCACTGGCGCCGTTCATTCTGGCCTTCGTGATCGACCGCTGGTCGGATCAGGCGGCGCTCGAGATCATGATCGCGACGATTGCGCTGGCGCTGTTGTGCTTTTCATTGCTGCGGCGGGTGTGA
- the groES gene encoding co-chaperone GroES — protein sequence MAKTTFRPLHDRVVVKRIDAEEKTKGGIIIPDNAKEKPSEGQVVAVGPGGRDESGKLIPMDLKVGNRVLFGKWSGTEVKLDGEDLLIMKESDILGVLG from the coding sequence ATGGCCAAGACCACGTTCCGTCCGCTGCACGACCGCGTCGTCGTCAAGCGCATCGACGCCGAAGAGAAGACCAAGGGCGGCATCATCATTCCCGACAACGCCAAGGAAAAGCCCTCCGAAGGTCAGGTGGTCGCTGTCGGTCCGGGCGGACGCGACGAGAGCGGCAAGCTGATCCCGATGGACCTCAAGGTCGGCAACCGCGTGCTGTTCGGCAAGTGGTCCGGCACCGAGGTCAAGCTCGACGGCGAGGATCTCCTCATCATGAAGGAATCCGACATCCTCGGCGTGCTGGGCTGA
- a CDS encoding phytoene desaturase family protein has protein sequence MSYDIIIVGAGLGGLTSGALLARAGRKVLVIEKSNSVGGAASSYKVGDLFVEGSLHETGDPHDPRDPKHGPLARAGILETLKWSPGGALYEVRGGPLSSPLLVPDDFDGAREALSARFPEAREAIARLLCEMKQIASAAGTLTQGDAATRRSDDIYSALMSIAPAIRDWKLPLAKKLQQAFGDNEALKCALAANLCYYHDDPATLWWVYFAMAQGGLLLSGGRYVHGGSQRLSSALAREIKKAGGDTILRRVVTAIEKDSGTFRVHHTAKDGSDPKTVESTRVVCNGAPASVAALLPPKQARPFLAPYESRPSSISLFALTLGLSKPPGAFGFTAYSTQLLPDWMTTLADYAQAATLMRDEPGEKMPPLAMVDYAAIDGGIPAPPYVLSIIAPDTLSNWEGLDQGSYRAKRARWQSAIVAYLDRHFPGLAQSIVASSFNTAYSVRQYLGSPGGAVYGFAPTPPRSLFSGPRRSPATPLQGLYLASAYAGFGGYSGVIQAAGECADMILRDT, from the coding sequence ATGTCATACGACATCATCATCGTCGGCGCCGGTCTCGGCGGCCTGACCAGCGGCGCGCTGCTCGCTCGCGCTGGCCGCAAGGTGCTCGTGATCGAGAAAAGCAATTCCGTCGGCGGCGCGGCTTCGAGCTACAAGGTCGGCGATCTGTTCGTCGAGGGCTCGCTGCACGAAACCGGCGATCCGCACGACCCGCGCGATCCCAAGCATGGTCCGCTGGCGCGCGCAGGCATTCTCGAGACATTGAAATGGTCGCCCGGCGGCGCGCTCTATGAGGTGCGCGGCGGCCCGTTATCGTCTCCGCTTCTGGTGCCGGACGATTTCGACGGCGCGCGCGAGGCCTTGAGCGCCCGCTTTCCCGAAGCGCGCGAAGCCATCGCGCGGCTGCTCTGCGAGATGAAGCAGATCGCCTCCGCCGCCGGAACGCTGACGCAGGGCGATGCCGCAACCCGCCGGTCCGACGATATCTACAGCGCGCTGATGTCGATTGCGCCCGCGATCCGCGACTGGAAGCTGCCGCTTGCGAAAAAACTCCAGCAAGCCTTTGGCGATAACGAGGCGCTGAAATGCGCCCTCGCGGCGAACCTTTGCTATTATCACGACGACCCCGCGACGCTGTGGTGGGTCTATTTCGCCATGGCGCAAGGCGGCCTGTTGCTCAGCGGCGGGCGTTATGTCCATGGCGGATCGCAGCGGCTCTCCAGTGCGCTGGCCCGCGAGATCAAAAAAGCCGGCGGCGATACCATCCTGCGCCGCGTCGTCACCGCCATCGAAAAGGACAGCGGCACGTTCCGCGTCCATCACACCGCCAAGGACGGCAGCGACCCGAAAACTGTCGAGAGCACGCGCGTCGTCTGCAATGGCGCGCCCGCCTCGGTGGCCGCGCTGCTGCCGCCGAAGCAGGCCAGGCCTTTCCTCGCGCCTTATGAATCGCGGCCTTCCTCGATCTCGCTGTTCGCGCTGACGCTCGGCCTTTCAAAGCCGCCCGGCGCATTCGGATTCACCGCCTACTCCACGCAATTGCTGCCGGACTGGATGACAACGCTGGCCGACTATGCGCAGGCCGCGACGCTGATGCGGGACGAGCCCGGCGAGAAGATGCCGCCGCTCGCGATGGTCGATTATGCCGCGATCGATGGAGGCATTCCCGCGCCGCCTTACGTGCTGTCGATCATCGCACCGGACACGCTGTCGAACTGGGAAGGTCTCGATCAGGGTAGCTACCGCGCCAAGCGCGCGCGCTGGCAGAGCGCGATCGTCGCCTATCTCGACCGGCATTTTCCGGGACTGGCCCAATCCATCGTGGCGTCGTCCTTCAACACGGCGTACTCGGTGCGGCAATATCTCGGCTCGCCGGGCGGCGCGGTGTATGGTTTCGCGCCGACACCGCCCCGCTCGCTGTTCAGCGGACCCAGACGCAGCCCGGCCACGCCTCTTCAGGGACTTTATCTTGCCTCCGCCTATGCCGGATTTGGCGGCTACAGCGGCGTCATCCAGGCCGCGGGCGAATGCGCCGACATGATCCTGCGGGACACGTAA